GCGCCAAACCCGCGGTGCCGTTGGCCGCCAAGTACCGGTTGATTGACATTCCGATCAGCAACTGCATCAACAGCGGGCTGAATCGCGCGTATGTGTTGACTCAGTTCTTGTCAGAGAGTCTTCACCGTCACCTTCGTCAGACGTACACCTTCGACCACTTCAGCGGTGGCTTCGTCGAGTTGCTCGCCGCTCAACAGACGGTCAACTCCGGCACCGATTGGTACCAAGGCACCGCCGACGCAGTTCGCAAGAACCTGGTGCACCTGCGTGAAAGTTGGATCAAACACGTGCTGATCCTGTCGGGCGATCAACTGTACCGAATGGACTTCCGTGACATGATGCGTACTCACATCGAGTCGGGAGCGGCCGCGACGATCGCTGGCATTCCGGTGACACGGAAAGACGCCTCGGCATTGGGAATCATGCAGGTGGACGACACCGGTCGCGTGACGGGATTTGTCGAAAAACCCCAAACAGAGGAAGAAATCGCCAAGGTCCGCATGGAACCGAGCTGGATTGATGCTCGCGGGATTGAGAGCCAAGGTCGGGATTTGCTGGCCAGCATGGGGCTGTACATCTTCGACAAAGACCTGATGGTCGACATGCTCGAAAACAGCCTGCACAGCGACTTCGGAAAGGAAGTCTTCCCGGAAGCGATCAACACCCACAAGGTTCAGTTGCACCTGTTTGACGGGTACTGGGAAGACATCGGAACGATTCGTTCGTTCTACGAAGCCAACCTCTCGTTGGCCGGCAAGAATCCCCCGTTTGACATTCGCAATCGTCATGCACCGATCTACAGCCGGCCACGATTCTTGCCGCCAACCATCATGGGCGACGCAAAGATCACTGGCAGTTTGATCGCGGATGGTTGTCTCATTGGCGACAACGTCACGATCGAAAACAGCGTGATCGGTCTGCGAACCGTGATCGGTGACAACGTGACGATCAAAGACAGCGTTGTGATGGGAGCCGACTTCATCGAAATGCAAGATGCCGACTGCGGTGGCAAATTGCCTGTCGGTGTTGGTGCTGGCAGCGTGATTCAGGGTGCCATTCTCGAC
Above is a window of Rhodopirellula islandica DNA encoding:
- a CDS encoding glucose-1-phosphate adenylyltransferase, with product MIMELNNTIALILGGGRGTRLFPLTKIRAKPAVPLAAKYRLIDIPISNCINSGLNRAYVLTQFLSESLHRHLRQTYTFDHFSGGFVELLAAQQTVNSGTDWYQGTADAVRKNLVHLRESWIKHVLILSGDQLYRMDFRDMMRTHIESGAAATIAGIPVTRKDASALGIMQVDDTGRVTGFVEKPQTEEEIAKVRMEPSWIDARGIESQGRDLLASMGLYIFDKDLMVDMLENSLHSDFGKEVFPEAINTHKVQLHLFDGYWEDIGTIRSFYEANLSLAGKNPPFDIRNRHAPIYSRPRFLPPTIMGDAKITGSLIADGCLIGDNVTIENSVIGLRTVIGDNVTIKDSVVMGADFIEMQDADCGGKLPVGVGAGSVIQGAILDKNCRVGENVRILNEAKIDHQGEDDDLQIREGISIVIKDGQIPNGFNC